The genomic region TACTCCAGCAGCGGTGTGTCCGGCGGGCAGGCGCGCAGACGCGCCGCCATGAAGTCCAGGCCCGTGGTCAGCAGCGGCCGGACGCAGCTCTCCTTGGAGGGGAAGTAGCGCCACAGCGTTCGCGTGGAGATCCCCAGTTCCCGCGCGATGTCGTCGCCGGTGGTGCCGGAGACGCCGCGCTCGGTGAACAGGCGCACCGCCGCGCGCGCGATCTCCGTGCGGACGACCTCCTTGCGCCGCTCGGTCATCGGCGGGCGGCCCCGGCCCGCGGGCCCGCCTCCGGAGCCGTCCGAGGAGCTCCTCGCCACCGCGGTGCCTCCCCCGTGATCGATCCCAGGCGCTCCACTCTAGGGCGTGCCCACCGGGAGCGCCGCGTTCATTTTATGTCGCTGCGCGACAAAATGTCGTACAGTGACAATGGTGGCCGTTCGGGTCGCCGCGAACCCGTCGCCGGGACGGGCACCTCAGCAGCACCAGGAGTCTCAATGAACCTTCCGGGCCTCAACGGCAAGAACGCCATCGTCACCGGGGGCGGCTCCGGCATCGGACGGGCGACCGCGCTGCGCCTGGCCGCCGACGGGGCCAGGGTGCTCGTCGCCGACCTGAACGCCGGGACCGCCCGGGCCGTGGCCGACGAGATCACCGGCGCCGGAGGCACGGCCGTGGCCGTCGTGGGCGACCTGAGCGCCCAGGAGGTCGTCGACGAGGTCGTCGCCACCGCCCTCGACCGGCTCGGCGGGATCGACGTCCTCGTCAACAACGCGGGCATCATGGACGACATGTCCGCCACCGCCGACGTCACCGACGCGGTGTGGGAGCGGCTCCTCCGCGTGAACCTGACCGCGCCCTTCCTGCTCACCCGCGCCGTCCTGCCGCACATGGTCGAGCGCGGCTCCGGGTCGATCGTCTTCACCGCCTCGGAGGCCTCGCTCCGGGGCAGCGCGGCGGGCGCCGCCTACACCGCAGCCAAGCACGGCGTGGCCGGGCTCGTGAAGTCCACGGCGATCATGTACCGGGAGAAGGGCATCCGGGTGAACGCGGTCGCCCCCGGCGGCACCGCCACCGCGATCAGCGTCGACCCCGCGCCCGGCGGCGGGCCCGCCGTGCTCGGCCAGTACATGGGCAACGTCGGCCGCGTCGCGCAGGCCGACGAACTGGCCGCCGCGATCGTGTTCCTGGCCTCGGACGCCGCGAGCAACGTCAACGGCGTCGTGCTGCCGGTCGACAACGGCTGGGCCGCGGTCTGACCGTCACCGTTCCGGCGGCGGCGGCGCCGCCGCCGGAGCCGGTGGTGCCTGCCCTGCTTCGAGCACCCGCGTGAAGGCGGTGACCAGGGCGGGCATGTCGATCTCGTCGGGCGCGTGCAGCCACTGCAGCTGGAGGCCGTCCATGACCGCGGCGACCAGGGCCGCAGCGTCCTCGGCGCGCACCCCCGAGGGCAGGGTCCCGCCGTACTCCGCGGTCAGGTCGGCCGCGAACCGGGACCGCACCGCGGCGAACCGCCGCCGGAAGTGGTCGGCGGCGGGATGGCCCTCGGTGGTGCTCTCCGCCGCGAGCACGGAATAGGCCTTCACCAGGCCGGGCACGGCCTGGTTGTGCTCGGCCAGGGCCGCGGCCTCGGACAGGACGGTCTCCTCGCGCCCGTCCCGGGTGAAGCGCGCCGCGTCGAGCTCGTCGCGCCGCGCGAGCACCGCCACGAGCAGCGCCTGCTTGGTCGGGAAGTAGTGCAGCAGCCCCTGCTGGGTCAGACCGCACCTCTCGGCGACCCCGGCCAGGCTGGTGCCGTGGAAACCGCCCTCGGCGAACACCTCCAGCGCGGTGTCCAGGATCTCCTCGCGCCGCCGCCCCCGCGGCCGCCCGGGCCGCCTCCCCGTCGCCATCGCCCGTCCTCCCGTGCCGTCGGCCTCCGCTGGTCAGCCCACCCTGCCACGGGCGCGGTGCGCGGTGCGCGGTGCGCGGTCGGAACCGAAGCCGCGAAACGCGGCCGACGTCGTGTCCTCCCGCCGCCTGCTGGGGTAGCGTCGCATCCCGTCCGGAGATCAGGTCCGCCACTACGCCTGGAGACCCGATGACGCAGACCAGCGAGACCCAGGCCGACCGCTCGCGCACGCGCGCGAGGATCGTGAGCCGGGGCCGCGCCGCCGTCGGCTGGCTCTCCGCCACCGACCACAAGATCGTCGGCTACCTCTACCTCGTCACGTCCTTCTGCTTCTTCCTCTCCGGCGGTGTGATGGCCATGCTCATCCGCGCCGAGCTGTTCTGGCCCGGGATGCAGACGGTGTCGCCGGAGATGTTCAACGCCCTGTTCACCATGCACGGCACGGTGATGATGTTCCTCTTCGCCACCCCGCTCTTCGCCGGGTTCGCCAACGTCATCATGCCGCTGCAGATCGGCGCGCCCGACGTCGCCTTCCCCCGGCTCAACATGATCGGGTACTGGCTCTTCCTGTTCGGCGGCCTGATCGTGATGGGCGGGTTCATGACGCAGGGGGGCGCGGCGACCTTCGGCTGGTTCGCCTACACCCCGCTGTCGGACGCGGTACGCACACCGGGGCTGGGCGGCAACCTGTGGGTGATGGGGCTGCTGGTGGCGGGTCTGGGCACGATCCTGGGCTCGGTCAACTTCATCACCACGATCATCGGCATGCGCGCACCCGGCATGACCGTGTTCCGCATGCCGATCTTCACGTGGAACGTCCTGTTCACCTCGATCATGGTGCTGATGGCGTTCCCGGTGCTCACGGGGGCGCTGGCCGCCCTGGCGGCCGACCGGATGCTGGGCGCCCACGTGTTCGACTCCGCGCACGGCGGGGCGATCCTGTGGCAGCACCTGTTCTGGTTCTTCGGCCATCCCGAGGTCTACATCGTGGCGCTGCCGTTCTTCGGCATCATCACCGAGGTCATCCCGGTGTTCTCGCGCAAACCGCTGTTCGGCTACAAGGGGATGGTCGCGGCGACGATCGCCATCACCGCCCTGTCCATGACGGTGTGGGCGCACCACATGTTCGCCACCGGAGCCGTGCTGCTCCCCTTCTTCTCCTTCCTGTCGTTCCTGATCGCGGTGCCCACCGGCATCAAGTTCTTCAACTGGATCGGGACGATGTGGCGCGGCCAGCTGACCTTCCCGACCCCGATGCTGTTCGCGGTGGGCTTCCTCGCCACGTTCCTCTTCGGCGGGCTCACCGGCGTCATCCTGGCCTCGCCGCCGCTGGACTTCCACGTCACCGACACCTACTTCGTGGTCGGCCACTTCCACTACGTGCTCTTCGGCACCGTCGTGTTCGCGATGTTCGCGGGCTTCTACTTCTGGTGGCCCAAGTTCACCGGGAAGATGCTCGACGAGACCCTCGGCACGTGGCACTTCGTGACCCTGTTCCTCAGCTTCCACGCGACCTTCGGCATCCAGCACTACCTGGGTGTGGCGGGCATGCCCCGCCGCTACGCCGACTACCTGCCCTCCGACGGGTTCACGTGGATGCACCAGCTGTCCAGCGTCGGATCGTTCGTGCTGGGCGCGTCGACCCTGCTGTTCCTCTACAACGTGTGGCGCACCGCCCACCACGCGGAGCGGGTGGACTCCGACGACCCCTGGGGCTACGGCGGCTCCCTGGAGTGGGCGACGTCCTGCCCCCCGCCCCGCCACAACTTCACGACGCTGCCGCGCATCCGCGGGGAGCGTCCGGCCTTCGACCTGCACCACCCCGAGTCCGCCGACTCCCGGGCGAGCACCGAGCGGAGCTGACCGCGCCACCGTCCCGGCGCCCGCGGGTCAGGGGCGGGTGCGCGGACGCCGGCGCGCGCGGGGCAGCGGCACGGGCCGGGCGCCGGACACGACCGTGTTGGCGACGGTGCCGATGCCCTCCACGGTGAGCGTGACGGTGTCGCCCGGAGCGAGCGGTCGCGGTTCACGCCGCCCGCGGCGACCCCACAGCTCGGCCAGGCAGCCGCCGTTGCCGCAGGTCCCCGAACCGAGGACGTCGCCCGAGCGCACCCGTGTGCCCCGGGAGGCGTAGGCGAGCATCTCCTCGAACGTCCAGCCCATGTTCGACAGCAGGTCGCTGCCGACGACCTCCCCGTTGACCTCGGCGGTCAGCGCCAGGCGCAGGAACCCGTCGGCGTCGCGGTGGGGCTCCAGCTCGTCGGCGGTGACCAGCCACGGCCCCAGGGTGGTGGCGCCGTCCTTGCCCTTGCAGGGGCCCAGACCCACCCGCATCTCCCGCGACTGCAGGTCCCGCGCGGACCAGTCGTTGAAGACCGTGTAGCCGAAGATGTGGTCCCGGGCCGCCTCCGGGGTGAGGTCGCCCCCCGGCGCCCCCACCACGGCGGCGACCTCCAACTCGAAGTCCAGGACCGCGCAGCCCGGCGGGACCGGGACGTCGTCGTGCGCCCCCACCAGCGCCGCCGGGTTGCCGAAGTAGAACGTGGGGGCGTCGTACCAGGCGTCGGGCACGCCCTCCGCGCCGCTCACACTGCGGCGCACGCCCTCCACGTGCTCCTCGAAGGTGACGAAGTCCCGGACCGAGGGCGGCTCCAGCGGTGGCAGGAGTCGCACCCGGTCCAGCGGCACGGGCGGCCCGTCCGGGTCCGGGACCGGGGCGCCCCCGACGATGGCGAGGAGTTCGGTGCCCTCGGGCAGGGGCCGCACGGCCGTGCCCTCGACGACGCCGCAGCGGCGCCGGCCCCGGTACTCGTAGGTCGCGAGTCGCATGGTGCTCCAGTTCGGTCTCAGACGGGCGGGGCGACGAAGCAGCCGCGGTCGGGGTCGTTGAAGGACTCCTTGGCGACGAACTCGTCCATGGGGTTGGCGGTGCCCCACTGGTCGGTGACGTCCGGGTCGGAGAAGTCGTACATGTGCGGGTGCCAGGTGTCCTCGTCCAGGCGCTCCAGCTCGGTCGTGTACTCCAGCGTGTTGCCGTGCGGGTCGAGGAAGTAGGAGAAGGTGTTGTTCCCGGCCATGTGGCGGCCCGGCCCCCAGATCTTGCGCACGCCCGAGCGCAGCAGGCGCCCCGTCCCGCGCATGTACTCGTCGATGCCGCGCATCTCGAAGGAGACGTGGTGCAGGGAGGTGTGCGGGCACTGCGCGATGGCGATGCTGTGGTGCGTGGCGTTGCACCGCAGGAAGTGCATGACCTTGCCCATCCTCGGGTGCATGAGCGTGTCCGACAGGGCGAAGCCCAGGTGCCTCTCGTACCAGAGCCGGGTGCGGTCCAGGTCGGGCGAGTTGAGCACGACGTGCGACAGGCGGACCGGGACCGACTCCTTCTCCTCCACCTTGCGGTGCACGCGCACGCCCACGTCGGCCGAGACCTCGATCGTGCGGCCGTCCACGTCGAAGAACCGCACGCCGTAGCCGCCGCCCGGTGTGTCCATCGGACCCGGCTCGCTGATCATCCGCACGCCCGCGCGGATGAGCCGGTCGGCCAGGGTGTCGACGTCGGCCATGGTGGCCGCGCCGAACGCGACCAGGTCGACGCGCTTCTCCTGGGCTCTGCGGAGCCGGACGACGTAGTTCTCCGGCGAGCCCTCCGCGGCCAGGAAGGACAGGCCGGTGTCGGTCTCGGCCTCGGTCAGCTTCCACATGTCGGTGAAGAACTTCTGCTGCTTGTCGAAGTCGGGCACGCCGAGCGCGACGTGCCGCAGGTGGGTGATGAGACGGTCGCTCATGGGAGTCACTCCTCAGGTGAGTCGGTGGTCAGGCCGAACAGGGCCGCGGCGTTGCCGCCGCCGATCGCGGCGAGGTCGCCGGGGTCCAGGCCCGCGGCTTCCAGCGCGGCCACGGGTGTGTCCGTGCCCATGTCGAAGGGGTGGTCGGAACCGAGCACGACCCGGTCCGCGCCGGCCGCCCCGACCAGGTGGCGCAGTACGGCGGGGTCGTGCACGAGCGAGTCGAACCACAGCCGCCGCAGGTAGGAGCTGGGCGGGCGGGCGCAGCCCCGGGCGTCGGGGCGGACCCGCCAGCCGTGGTCGGCGCGGCCGAGATGGGTGGGCAGGTAGCCGCCGCCGTGGGCGGCGAGCACCCGCAGGTCCGGATGGCGGTCCAGGACGCCGGAGAAGACCAGGTGCGACAGCGCCACGGCGTTCTCCGTCGGCTGGCCGACGATGTTGGACAGGTACCAGCGGTCCAGGCGCTCGTCGAGCGTGCAGCCGAAGGGGTGCAGGAACAGGACCGCGCCGGTCTCGGCGGCCCGCCGCCACAGCGGTTCGTAGGCGCTGTCGGACAGCTCCCGGCCGGGCGCGTGGGAGGAGACCTCCACGCCCCGCAGGCCCAGGGAGAGCGCGTGGTCGAGCAGGTCCACGGCCAGGCCGGGGTGCTGGAGCGGGACCAGGCCCAGGCCCACCAGCCGGTCCGGGGCGTGGGCGCAGTGCTCGGCCACGCCCTCGTTGGCCAGGCGGTGGGTCCGGCCGGCCAGGTCCGGGTCGGTCCAGTAGTGGTAGTGCGACGGCGAGGGGCTGACGACCTGGACGTCCACGCCCGCGGCCGCCATGTCGGCGAGGCGGCGGTCGGGATCGGTCAGGCGGTCCAGGCGCTTGCCCACCATGCGTGCGCTGACCGCCAGGGCCTCGGCTCCGTTGCGGCGCGCGTCCGCGGCCCGGTGCTCGGCGAGCCCCGGGTGGTCGGCCACCGCCCGTTCGACGGCGGGCAGCAGGACGTGGGCGTGGGCGTCGATGATCACGGGCGCTCCGTCACGAGTGCGGCGACCTCGCGCATCAGCCCGGGCACGTCCGCGTCACGGACCCCCTCCAGCTGCCACCGGCCGATGGTCACGGACGCGTCCACCACGGCCCGGACCCGGTCGTACCGCCGGTCCGTGAACGCGTCGAACAGGTCCCGGTCCACGCGGTCGGCACCGAGCAGCAGCTCGGCCAGGACCCAGGCGTCCTCCATCCCCTGGGCGGCGCCCTGGGCGACGGTGGGCGGGCAGGCGTGCGCGGCGTCGCCGATCAGGACGACGCGCCCGCGGTTCCAGGGGCGCTCCACCAGCAGCGACTCGATCCACGTGTAGTTGACGTCGGCCGACGCGGCGATGTCGGCGCGGAGGGTGTCCCACACGCCGCCGTAGCCCTCGGAGAGCCGGCGCATGTGCGCCGCGCGCCCGGCGCCGTCGGCGGGGGCGTCGTCCCGCGCGCGCTCCACGAGGTAGGCGTACATGGTGTCCGGGCCGGTCGGGCAGTACCCGGCGATGAAGCAGGGGCCGCCGTAGACCAGCTCGGTGCGCTCCACCCGCGGAGGACGGCGGGTGTGCACGCGCCAGATGGCCATGCCGGTCGGCTCGGGCACGTCGTCGACGCCCATCATGCGGCGGGTGGCCGAGCGGACGCCGTCGGCGCCGACCACGAGGTCGTAGCGGCCGGAAGTGCCGTCGGAGAAGAGCACCTCGACGTCCTCGGGGGAGGGTGTCAGGGAGCGCACGGTCAGACCGGGCCGGATCACGGCGCCCGCCCCGCGGGCGGCGCGGGTGAGGATCGCGGCCAGCTCGGGCCGGTCCATGCCCAGCGTCGCGGGCAGGTCCGGGCCGCCGGTGCGGGCGTCGGGGATCTCCGCGACCAGGGTGCCGTCGGGCGTGCGGATGCCGAGGCTGTCGAAGGGGAAGCCGCGCGCGGCGACCTCCTCCCACACCCCCAGGTCGCGCAGCACCCGCAGGGCGTTGCCCTGGATGGTGATACCCGATCCCAGGGTGTCGGTGCGCGTCCTGATCTCGGCGACCTCCACGCGCACGCCCGCCCGTGCCAGCGGCACGGCGAGGGCGAGGCCGGAGGTGCCCGCCCCGACGACGAGGACGGTGTTCACGGCTGCCATGGGGACCTCACTTGATGGCCAGGGGGTTGACGGGTGCGCCGACCGCGCCGGTGACCGGCAGGGGCGCGGCGGTCAGCAGGAACTCGTGGACGCCGTCGGCCGCGCAGTGCTCGGCGAGGGCGTCCAGGTCCCACATCTCGCCGATGAGCAGGCCGATGTGGGGGATGGCGACCTGGTGCAGGGGTTGGAAGGCGTGGTCGAACTCGTTGGGCCGGACCTCGAAGCCCCAGGTGTCGGTGGCCACGGCCGCGATCTCGCTGCCGTGCAGCCAGTCGGCGGTGGTGAAGGACAGGCCGGGGGCGGGGCCTCCCGCGTACTCTCCCCAGCCCTCCCGCCGGGCGCGGGCGAGCCGGCCGGTGCGCACGCACACGATGTCGCCGCGGCCGACCTCGACGCCGTGCTCCCGCGCGGTGGCCGTCAGGTGCTCGGTGGTGATCGCGAAGCCGTCGGGCAGCTCGCCGTCCTCGCCCAGCACCCGGCCCGCGTCGAGCAGGACGCCGCGTCCGCAGACCGGGCCGGCCATGTGCTCGATGCCGGTGACCAGGTCGCCGGCGGAGGTGACGACCTCGGCGGCGTCGCGGCCGTTCCACGCCCTGCCGTGGTCGAAGATGTGCCCGAGGCCGTCCCACTGGGTGGAGCACTGCAACGGCATGGAGACCACGTCGTCGGCGCCCCCGATGCCGTGGGGGAAGCCCTGGTTGCCCAGTGCGGCGTCCACTCCGGTGTCGAGCATGGTGTGCACGGGATTGGTGCGGCGCCGCCAGCCCTTCTGGGGGCCGTCCATGTCGAAGCTCTGCGAGAGGGAGAAGCTGATCCCCAGCCGGACGAGCGCGGCGGCCTCGCGCCGCTTGGCCTCGTCGATGTGGTTGACGGTGCCCAGGACGTCGTCCTCGCCCCAGCGCCCCCAGTTGGAGTACGCGGCGGCGGCAGTGGCGATGGCGCCCTCGGGATCGGTGCGGTCCAGGGCGGCGGGGTCGGGGAGGACACGGTTCGGCGTGGCGGTCTCGGGTCCCGTGGTGCGGGTGCGGTCGGACATCACGCCTCCTCCGCCACGCAGGTGTTGCGCTGGAGGCCCAGCCCGGTGACCGTGCCCTCCATGACGTCGCCGTCCCGCAGCAGGCGGCCCCAGTGCATGCCGTTGCCGGCCGGGCTGCCGGTCAGTACCAGGTCGCCGGGCAGGAGTTCGGTGGTCTGCGACGCGTAGGAGACCAGCCGGGCGACGTCGAAGATCATGTCCTCGGTGGACTCGTCCTGCATCGCCTCGCCGTTGAGCCGCAGGGTGACCCGGAGGTCGCCCGGATCGGGGACGAACGCCGCCGGGACCAGGTAGGGGCCCAGCGGGGTGAAGGTGGGGGCGTTCTTGGACCGCAGCCAGTCGGTGCCGATCTCGGGCATGTCCCGGCGGAAGACCAGCTCGCGGGCGGTGATGTCGTTCGCGATCGTGTAGCCGGCCACGTGCTCCAGGGCGTGCTCCGGCGCGACGCGGTGGGCGGGCCGGCCGATCACCGCGGCCAGTTCCAGCTCCCAGTCGGGCTTGGCGCACCAGGACGGGATGACGACGTCGTCGTAGGGGCCGGTGACCGACGAGGGCAGGCCGACGAACATGTACGGCCGGCCCTCGGCGGCGCGGCGGTCCATCATCGCGGCGGTCTCGGCCCGGACCCGCTCGGCGGGGCGGCCGCCCTCCGGCTCGTGCGCGACGGCCAGGTCAACGACGTGTGTGCGGTAGTTGGCCCCCGACTGCAGGATCTGGTGCGGTCGCACGGGCGGGTGGACGCGCAGGTCGGCGAGCTCGTGGCGGCCGCTCCACCCGGACTCGGCGAGCCGGTGCAGGACCGGGAGCACGGAGTCCCAGCGTTCGAGCAGGTCCAGGGTGGTCAGGGTGGCCCCCGGCGGAATCCGCAGCTCGGGCACGGTCCGCAGGTCCAGGACCCCGGAGCCGACGAGCAGGCCGGGGAACGGGGCCCCGTGGCCGACGGAGAAGGTACCGAGGGCGAAGGGGCCGGCGAGTGGCGGATGGGTTTCCACGGTGTTGCCTCCAGGTGTGATGCCCCTAACCTTGAGCCACCGGGTGAGATTTGTGAAATAGATCTCACGTATGAGTAGTATCCAGCAAACGGATAGCCGGAGGTAGGCGTGTGAACATCGCGAATCTGGACCTCAACCTGCTGGTCGCCCTGCGCGCCCTGCTGGAGGAGCGCAACGTCACCAGGGCCGGTGACCGCATCGGACTGAGCCAGCCCGCGACCAGCGCCGCCCTGGCCCGGCTGCGCCGCCACTTCTCCGACGAACTCCTGGTCCGCCGGGGCAACCGCTACGAGCTGACGCCCCTGGGCCACGCCCTGCGCGCCCCCGCGGCCAACGCCTGCTCGGTCATGGAACGGCTCTTCAGCAGCCGGGCGGAGTTCCACCCCGAGACGGAGGAACGCGACTTCACCCTCCTGGCGTCCGACTACGCCATCGCGGTCTTCGGCGCCCGGCTCGCCCGCGTCCTGCACGAGGAGGCTCCGGGGATCCGGCTGCACTTCCGGCAGGTGCCCGGCACGATCGTGGAGGCCACCGAGTCCGCGCTGGGCAGCGTGGACGGCGCCCTCATGCTGCACGGCGTCATCAGCGGGTACCCGGCCGTGGAGCTGTACCGCGACGAATGGGTGTGCCTGGTGGATGTCGGCAACGACGCGGTCGGCGAGACCCTGACCATGGACGCGCTGAGCCGGATGCCGTGGGCCGTGTACCGGCGCCCCTACGACGCGCCCGCGGCCCACCAGCTCGGGATGCTGGGGCTGGACCCGCGGGTGGAGGTGTCCGCGCACAGCTTCCAGCTGCTCCCCGACCTGGTCCGCGGTACGGGGCGGGTGGCGCTGGTCCAGGGCAGGCTCGCGGCGCGGCTCGGCCCGGACTCGGGGCTGCGGGTGCTGCCCTGCCCCTTCCCGGCGGCGCCGATCCGCGAGGCCCTGTGGTGGCACCCGGTCCACCGGCACGACACGGCGCACGCCTGGCTGCGCGCCACCGCGGCCCGGGCGGCGGCCGGACTGGACGACCGCCTCGGCAGCGACGGCGATGGCGACGGCCCCGGCGATCGCGTCGGCGACCGCCCCGGCTGAGCGGTTCCGGGCGGGGGCATCCACCGGACGGATGGCGGGTATCGGGGATTCGCTCTTCCGCGATGGCACGACCCGGGGCCAGACTCATCGGCACCGGGGTGATCCAGGACACACGTCCTTCCCCCGGGTTCTCCGCGGCGCCGCGCCGGCCGTCTCCTCCGGACGCGCGCCCCCGACCATCCCCCCACTGCGAGGTACCGTCGTGCCCGAAACGAACGCCGAACCCACGTCCGAAGCACCCGCGGGGGAGGCGCGCAGAGCCGGTCCGCTCCAGCTCCTCCTGCTGCTGGCGGCCAGCTGTATGCCCATCCTCGGTGCGGTGCTCATCGCTCCCGTGCTGCCCCGGATGGCCGCGGAGTTCGCGGGAACACCGGGATCGGAGATCCTCGTCCCGGTGGTGCTCACCGTCCCCGCCCTCGTGATCGGCCTGACCGCGCCCTTCGCCGGAGCGCTCGTCGACAGGGTCGACCGCACACGCGTGCTGCTGGTGGCGATGGTCGGCTACTCGCTGGTGGGAACCGCGCCCCTGTACCTGGACACGCTCGGCGCGATCGTCGGCAGCCGGGTGCTGTTGGGGCTGTTCGAGGCCGCCATCATGACCTGCTGCACGGCCCTGATCGGGGACTACTGGTCCGGCGCGCGCCGGGCGCGGTACCTGGGGCTCCAGGTGCTCACGACCACCTGTGCGGCCACGGTGTTCCTGCTCGCGGGCGGACTGCTGGGCGCGTGGGGGTGGCGGTCCCCGTTCTGGCTCTACCTCGCCGCGGTCCTGCTGGTGC from Nocardiopsis aegyptia harbors:
- a CDS encoding LysR family transcriptional regulator, whose product is MNIANLDLNLLVALRALLEERNVTRAGDRIGLSQPATSAALARLRRHFSDELLVRRGNRYELTPLGHALRAPAANACSVMERLFSSRAEFHPETEERDFTLLASDYAIAVFGARLARVLHEEAPGIRLHFRQVPGTIVEATESALGSVDGALMLHGVISGYPAVELYRDEWVCLVDVGNDAVGETLTMDALSRMPWAVYRRPYDAPAAHQLGMLGLDPRVEVSAHSFQLLPDLVRGTGRVALVQGRLAARLGPDSGLRVLPCPFPAAPIREALWWHPVHRHDTAHAWLRATAARAAAGLDDRLGSDGDGDGPGDRVGDRPG
- a CDS encoding VOC family protein, with the protein product MSDRLITHLRHVALGVPDFDKQQKFFTDMWKLTEAETDTGLSFLAAEGSPENYVVRLRRAQEKRVDLVAFGAATMADVDTLADRLIRAGVRMISEPGPMDTPGGGYGVRFFDVDGRTIEVSADVGVRVHRKVEEKESVPVRLSHVVLNSPDLDRTRLWYERHLGFALSDTLMHPRMGKVMHFLRCNATHHSIAIAQCPHTSLHHVSFEMRGIDEYMRGTGRLLRSGVRKIWGPGRHMAGNNTFSYFLDPHGNTLEYTTELERLDEDTWHPHMYDFSDPDVTDQWGTANPMDEFVAKESFNDPDRGCFVAPPV
- a CDS encoding fumarylacetoacetate hydrolase family protein, whose protein sequence is MRLATYEYRGRRRCGVVEGTAVRPLPEGTELLAIVGGAPVPDPDGPPVPLDRVRLLPPLEPPSVRDFVTFEEHVEGVRRSVSGAEGVPDAWYDAPTFYFGNPAALVGAHDDVPVPPGCAVLDFELEVAAVVGAPGGDLTPEAARDHIFGYTVFNDWSARDLQSREMRVGLGPCKGKDGATTLGPWLVTADELEPHRDADGFLRLALTAEVNGEVVGSDLLSNMGWTFEEMLAYASRGTRVRSGDVLGSGTCGNGGCLAELWGRRGRREPRPLAPGDTVTLTVEGIGTVANTVVSGARPVPLPRARRRPRTRP
- a CDS encoding SDR family NAD(P)-dependent oxidoreductase, translating into MNLPGLNGKNAIVTGGGSGIGRATALRLAADGARVLVADLNAGTARAVADEITGAGGTAVAVVGDLSAQEVVDEVVATALDRLGGIDVLVNNAGIMDDMSATADVTDAVWERLLRVNLTAPFLLTRAVLPHMVERGSGSIVFTASEASLRGSAAGAAYTAAKHGVAGLVKSTAIMYREKGIRVNAVAPGGTATAISVDPAPGGGPAVLGQYMGNVGRVAQADELAAAIVFLASDAASNVNGVVLPVDNGWAAV
- a CDS encoding fumarylacetoacetate hydrolase family protein; the protein is METHPPLAGPFALGTFSVGHGAPFPGLLVGSGVLDLRTVPELRIPPGATLTTLDLLERWDSVLPVLHRLAESGWSGRHELADLRVHPPVRPHQILQSGANYRTHVVDLAVAHEPEGGRPAERVRAETAAMMDRRAAEGRPYMFVGLPSSVTGPYDDVVIPSWCAKPDWELELAAVIGRPAHRVAPEHALEHVAGYTIANDITARELVFRRDMPEIGTDWLRSKNAPTFTPLGPYLVPAAFVPDPGDLRVTLRLNGEAMQDESTEDMIFDVARLVSYASQTTELLPGDLVLTGSPAGNGMHWGRLLRDGDVMEGTVTGLGLQRNTCVAEEA
- a CDS encoding amidohydrolase family protein; translated protein: MIIDAHAHVLLPAVERAVADHPGLAEHRAADARRNGAEALAVSARMVGKRLDRLTDPDRRLADMAAAGVDVQVVSPSPSHYHYWTDPDLAGRTHRLANEGVAEHCAHAPDRLVGLGLVPLQHPGLAVDLLDHALSLGLRGVEVSSHAPGRELSDSAYEPLWRRAAETGAVLFLHPFGCTLDERLDRWYLSNIVGQPTENAVALSHLVFSGVLDRHPDLRVLAAHGGGYLPTHLGRADHGWRVRPDARGCARPPSSYLRRLWFDSLVHDPAVLRHLVGAAGADRVVLGSDHPFDMGTDTPVAALEAAGLDPGDLAAIGGGNAAALFGLTTDSPEE
- a CDS encoding FAD-dependent oxidoreductase; translated protein: MAAVNTVLVVGAGTSGLALAVPLARAGVRVEVAEIRTRTDTLGSGITIQGNALRVLRDLGVWEEVAARGFPFDSLGIRTPDGTLVAEIPDARTGGPDLPATLGMDRPELAAILTRAARGAGAVIRPGLTVRSLTPSPEDVEVLFSDGTSGRYDLVVGADGVRSATRRMMGVDDVPEPTGMAIWRVHTRRPPRVERTELVYGGPCFIAGYCPTGPDTMYAYLVERARDDAPADGAGRAAHMRRLSEGYGGVWDTLRADIAASADVNYTWIESLLVERPWNRGRVVLIGDAAHACPPTVAQGAAQGMEDAWVLAELLLGADRVDRDLFDAFTDRRYDRVRAVVDASVTIGRWQLEGVRDADVPGLMREVAALVTERP
- the ctaD gene encoding aa3-type cytochrome oxidase subunit I gives rise to the protein MTQTSETQADRSRTRARIVSRGRAAVGWLSATDHKIVGYLYLVTSFCFFLSGGVMAMLIRAELFWPGMQTVSPEMFNALFTMHGTVMMFLFATPLFAGFANVIMPLQIGAPDVAFPRLNMIGYWLFLFGGLIVMGGFMTQGGAATFGWFAYTPLSDAVRTPGLGGNLWVMGLLVAGLGTILGSVNFITTIIGMRAPGMTVFRMPIFTWNVLFTSIMVLMAFPVLTGALAALAADRMLGAHVFDSAHGGAILWQHLFWFFGHPEVYIVALPFFGIITEVIPVFSRKPLFGYKGMVAATIAITALSMTVWAHHMFATGAVLLPFFSFLSFLIAVPTGIKFFNWIGTMWRGQLTFPTPMLFAVGFLATFLFGGLTGVILASPPLDFHVTDTYFVVGHFHYVLFGTVVFAMFAGFYFWWPKFTGKMLDETLGTWHFVTLFLSFHATFGIQHYLGVAGMPRRYADYLPSDGFTWMHQLSSVGSFVLGASTLLFLYNVWRTAHHAERVDSDDPWGYGGSLEWATSCPPPRHNFTTLPRIRGERPAFDLHHPESADSRASTERS
- a CDS encoding TetR/AcrR family transcriptional regulator, whose protein sequence is MATGRRPGRPRGRRREEILDTALEVFAEGGFHGTSLAGVAERCGLTQQGLLHYFPTKQALLVAVLARRDELDAARFTRDGREETVLSEAAALAEHNQAVPGLVKAYSVLAAESTTEGHPAADHFRRRFAAVRSRFAADLTAEYGGTLPSGVRAEDAAALVAAVMDGLQLQWLHAPDEIDMPALVTAFTRVLEAGQAPPAPAAAPPPPER
- a CDS encoding cyclase family protein — its product is MSDRTRTTGPETATPNRVLPDPAALDRTDPEGAIATAAAAYSNWGRWGEDDVLGTVNHIDEAKRREAAALVRLGISFSLSQSFDMDGPQKGWRRRTNPVHTMLDTGVDAALGNQGFPHGIGGADDVVSMPLQCSTQWDGLGHIFDHGRAWNGRDAAEVVTSAGDLVTGIEHMAGPVCGRGVLLDAGRVLGEDGELPDGFAITTEHLTATAREHGVEVGRGDIVCVRTGRLARARREGWGEYAGGPAPGLSFTTADWLHGSEIAAVATDTWGFEVRPNEFDHAFQPLHQVAIPHIGLLIGEMWDLDALAEHCAADGVHEFLLTAAPLPVTGAVGAPVNPLAIK